In a genomic window of uncultured Sphaerochaeta sp.:
- a CDS encoding amino acid ABC transporter ATP-binding protein, translating into MLKIEHLVKRFGELEVLKDINLEVKRGEVVVIIGASGSGKSTLLRCVNFLEKAQKGRIFINGKRVKQGEKQLNKVRQELGMVFQHFNLFPHMTVIQNVMEGMVHVKKIPAQKARSYASDLLDQVGLQDKADVYPAMLSGGQKQRVAIARALAMEPKIMLFDEPTSALDPELVGEVLSVMTDLAKKGMTMLVVTHEMWFAKEVADRVIFMDEGVILEEASPETMFSSPKEERTLAFLKQVLPQQQA; encoded by the coding sequence ATTCTGAAAATTGAGCATCTGGTGAAGCGATTCGGCGAACTGGAAGTGCTGAAGGACATCAACCTGGAAGTGAAGCGAGGGGAGGTGGTGGTCATCATCGGCGCCTCCGGCAGTGGGAAAAGCACCTTGCTTCGCTGCGTAAACTTTCTGGAGAAAGCGCAGAAAGGGAGAATCTTCATCAATGGCAAGCGGGTGAAGCAAGGCGAGAAGCAACTGAACAAAGTCCGCCAGGAGCTGGGTATGGTCTTCCAGCACTTCAACCTGTTTCCGCACATGACGGTCATCCAGAATGTGATGGAGGGCATGGTGCACGTCAAGAAGATCCCAGCCCAGAAAGCCCGCTCGTATGCATCCGACCTCTTGGACCAAGTAGGGCTTCAGGACAAGGCGGATGTGTATCCTGCCATGCTCAGCGGCGGACAGAAGCAACGGGTGGCCATCGCACGTGCCCTTGCGATGGAACCGAAGATCATGCTCTTTGATGAACCTACCAGTGCACTTGACCCGGAGTTGGTGGGAGAAGTGCTCTCGGTCATGACCGACCTGGCCAAGAAAGGAATGACCATGCTGGTGGTCACCCATGAGATGTGGTTTGCAAAGGAAGTTGCCGACCGGGTGATCTTCATGGATGAGGGGGTCATCCTTGAGGAAGCAAGTCCCGAGACCATGTTCAGCTCACCAAAGGAGGAACGCACACTCGCCTTCCTCAAACAGGTGCTTCCCCAGCAACAGGCATGA